In the Pseudomonadota bacterium genome, TCTTCTCTTATTTACCATATTGCTTTGTAGGTTTAAATAAAAAAGATGTGAGTTGATTAGAGGTCGGTCAATTTAACTATTGCATGAAAATCCTTGATACGCTCAAAGAACTTATAATCTGCTGTTACAAAGGCCTTGTTCAGTTTCATTGAGATCGCAAGGAAACTTGCATCATACACTGTAACATTATATTTGAATGCAATTTCGATTGCATTATGTAAAATTTCTTTTTCAACTCCGACTGTATCGAATCCCATATCGTATAGACTTTGTAAAGCATCTTTGACGTCTGATTCTGTAAAATGAGGGTTGTACCGCAGGGCATTAGAAACTTCGCAAAACAAAAGATCGGGCACTGTGATGATGCATAAACCCTCCTGTATGCTATTTCTCAAAGATAGCGCCTTATCAAGGTCATCCTCATCGTATTTGCTAAACCACTTTATCACTACGGATGTGTCTAAAACATATGAATTCAATTAAATCACTTCTCTCCATTTTCGTATTTCAGTGACGCCATCCCATTTTCCTGACTTTTCTCTGAGCCTGTCCTGGGTTTTAATTGCCATGCGGATACGGTCTCTTTTCTTTTTCTCTTCCATTGTATGCTGATACTCTTCGATATAGTATTGTATTGCCTCTCTCAGCAACCTGCTTCTGCTTGTTTTTTCTTCTCTTGCAATATTGTCGAGCGTTTGAACCATATCATCGGGAAACATGGTGTTAATTCTTATCATAATAATATACCTCCAGCATGCACATAAATTGTATGTATACTATGGTACTATAGTTTATATGTCAAGGGTATTCTTAGTTACATATATAATAGTTATTCACAATAGCCGGTTTGGCAAATGGACATAAAAAAAAGGGAGGCGGAGGCCTCCCTTTTTGATACTGGTTTGTAGGATCTTAGAAGAAGTAGTATGCGCCGATCCTTACATTGTCAACTTTGCCTTGTGAGTCGAGATTGCCGGCAGCAACTGCGCCGTTTGCTGCATCAGCACCATATCCGCCGTAACCGGTCATGTAATGTGAATATTCAAGACCGAGCCTTATTGCAGGGTTTACATCCCACATTACGTTTACAAGGTACATCTGGTTGGTCTTGACTATGGCGTTATTGCCAAGGGTATTGTCTTTTGGATAATTGGGCACATTGTTTGAACGGGTCGAGTATATACCATTTACAGAAACTGCATCTGTGAAATAATATGTCAGACCGCCCCAACCACCGTATGTTACGGGTGTAAATATGTTTCTTGTGCCGTTTGCTGTGGCGCCTGTCTGATAAGGTACACCGTTCAAGGTCAAATAAACGGAACCGGTGTTCACCTGGCCATAGAAGGCAGCGCCTGTTACTGCAAATGCGCCGGCCTTATTTCCCTTCTTCTCGGGAATAATTGGTATGAAACCTTTTAATGCCATCATCCATGAGTTTACTTTCTCATCAGTCCATTTTGTCGCGGTTGTGTCTACGGTTGTGTCTAACCAAGTGACTTTTTCCTGGCCGTAGAAACCGCCGAAGGCTAACTGAGTGTTCCAGGGGCCGATCTTACCGCAACTGTCGGTCTGCCACTTAAATTCGCCCATGTAGTGGGGCATAAGCGACCGTGCGTTGTCGTTCTGAGCCGAACCGGCTGCTGTTGCGGCATTGGTTGTGTTATATTCGGAATAGATACCGATGAAGCCCGAAAAGTTCTTGTTCCATTTGTGTGTCCACCTGACCTGAGGCTGCCTTGCACCCTTGCCGACATCGGTAAGCTCGTTAAAACCAAGGGTAGGGCCGGAAAAGATCATGCCCCATTCGTTCCATGTCTGGCCGATGATCAACTGGTCCTGTGCCCAGTCAAATGTCATAAATGCATGACGTAATTCAAATACACCTGCGGTAACGCCGATACTTGCGCCCCTGAAGTCACCTTCGATGAATGCGCCTGTCTTTGCGCCCCATGCGTCAGGGCCCTTGACGAGCATGTTCAGCCTTGTCTCACCGGAATAGAAATACGTGTTACCGTATTCGTTAATCCTGTTCTG is a window encoding:
- a CDS encoding type II toxin-antitoxin system VapC family toxin → MNSYVLDTSVVIKWFSKYDEDDLDKALSLRNSIQEGLCIITVPDLLFCEVSNALRYNPHFTESDVKDALQSLYDMGFDTVGVEKEILHNAIEIAFKYNVTVYDASFLAISMKLNKAFVTADYKFFERIKDFHAIVKLTDL
- a CDS encoding ribbon-helix-helix protein, CopG family translates to MIRINTMFPDDMVQTLDNIAREEKTSRSRLLREAIQYYIEEYQHTMEEKKKRDRIRMAIKTQDRLREKSGKWDGVTEIRKWREVI